In Crassostrea angulata isolate pt1a10 chromosome 4, ASM2561291v2, whole genome shotgun sequence, one genomic interval encodes:
- the LOC128181473 gene encoding condensin complex subunit 3-like has translation MVAMRDIFKQCQSGMQCHGKLLKELQKIHDKSDIDNFWKDFKLFMMYSMIIQQRAPSVERTIDFIAKFVTMTTSSVPEPEDQNDSTMDDVTNNKLLQKMLDFLLENHSASDKAVRFRISQLIHKILDNLGEDAKIDDDLYDKIYDCMLERLRDKIPIVRMHAVLALTRLQNPRDENCPVIKAYLFLMSSDPNPDIRRIVLSNIAPSVKTLPAVLARTRDVRDSVRKTAYTVMGEKIHIKALSIANRVRLLHDGLTDRSDSVKAACSGKLLQAWLRTFGGNVLELLGSLDVENSTETCELVLKTLLKEAPLPEVVQKFDILDDKVLIPQDKLTSENSMYWQSVCKHVHSLGVDGDEFLDKVLPNCIEFCQYIRQYVATLKESTDIDTQMETEFIVQQLLSMIQYMELADQSSRKAVESLLHDMLIMDHVSHSLVKYIIEPLCKIKSHSSSLVPVLAEIVSEIREPITTVETGPSDDERRQNDIKIANIRVKLNELKEILDETVRSQDFSRAAEVKQNISELEAERNQLLDLPQTQTEEIRTEKTDVATILKCHAIVAEMLEVLSLTSVSPTLHMLIESLILPGIQNEDGRIRNLAVKALGLCCVISKDLVMQYLPLFMQASQIDVELVRCTALRVIFDMLHLHGLEVMQRGRPDDETSSNSTADSVLERQDSTEDGSSGAAGAKLVAILCAFLDEESSELRTVAGEGLAKLLLSGRVVSSKILSHLILIWYNPTTEDDTHLRHCLGTFFPIYAFAGRANQEVVEEAFIPTLKTLRNAPLSSPLAEVNAENVAELLIQLTNTKLLLKNQNDTETVKENPRHDSIAIKICNEVLSNPDSFNLKLWVKILNKLELSESNDEAFKELAVLADQMLEVVKEKSSIKTLKKFAEGVKEKVPAPVTEEEAAADKENQENMETTEGEETTPNAEMDKTSVGDKTQDKSQMNDTALHLDGSLFQESSTLRRVPSKSGGISPRVANPTLDPDVAKSPIAALFSKPFDFKTPDKTRNSKAKSSLNMSELTSDTNTEDKTEEGEPKTDEEKEKSPDSRGKKRGRKPPEPSSPEKTETTGKKSKKAADKKPSRLRGDKTPEEEGKSEDSSPADKKNQKAGKGTSPPAKASPKKSVASRKAEKVKDLKIKNLSPVVVLTRTDEAQAAAKGTSRVTKTTESKKSPVAENVESPRKVKSKNLGKPQSKEVSAKKSKELTSPKSPLVNQKKKQKSPAKSEEEEEEVPLKTRRTPRARLSQSINIQSPGRNSPRKGDLSITKGVKNNSGSKESLNESPKKLLRTPKHTDVKSPMRGKKTQCPVSEGISPSPQKKSKLVEPSNKTRKGSQGEKSENDTPKKNVNSPVTRSGKRNVSGTGDSTTSGRDLKKAAPVDTAKPKKTTTSSVSSPSKRTRGGANLSESETNSPRVTRTKLSSPELISSSPISPESSRRSKRLNTTNNQSISSPARSTPRLKRADMKENKSPGKESTPGAKKETRQLSKPSVSESSKKKATPSPSQPTKARKLASESDGDSQSSPSTLRSSRRSTQSTVSSQESIKKAKGVLSESINLSPRHATQASLAEGDSSVKKTRSQKSPTTTASSQSESDVSPARSTRSKKAPAPSAAKLKQSHSTAVRVSAKMTWNEENGKSKKVVEQKTRLRSTRGSQK, from the exons ATGGTTGCAATGAGGGACATTTTCAAGCAGTGCCAGAGTGGCATGCAGTGTCATGGAAAACTTCTTAAAGAGCTCCAGAAAATCCATGACAAG AGTGACATAGACAACTTTTGGAAGGATTTCAAGCTCTTCATGATGTACTCTATGATCATTCAGCAGAGGGCACCCTCTGTTGAGCGCACCATTGATTTTATTGCTAAATTTGTAACAATGACCACCTCCAGTGTTCCAGAGCCAGAGGACCAGAATGACTCCACTATGGATGACGTAACCAACAAcaaattattgcaaaaaatgCTGGATTTCCTTCTTGAG AATCATTCTGCCAGTGACAAGGCAGTGAGGTTTCGAATCAGTCAGCTGATTCACAAAATTCTAGACAACCTGGGAGAGGACGCCAAGATAGATGATGATTTGTATGACAAGATCTATGACTGCATGCTGGAGAGACTGAGAGACAAGATTCCTATTGTTAGGATGCATGCTGTGTTGGCTCTGACAAGATTGCAGAATCCACGAGACGAGAACTGTCCAGTTATCAAAG cGTACCTTTTCCTGATGAGTTCAGATCCCAATCCAGACATACGAAGAATTGTGCTGTCTAATATCGCTCCCTCTGTGAAAACCCTGCCAGCCGTTTTGGCTCGAACAAGAGATGTCAGAGACAGTGTAAGGAAAACAGCCTATACCGTAATGGGAGAAAAGATCCACATCAAGGCACTGTCAATCGCAAACAGAGTCCGACTGTTACATGACGGCTTGACTGACAGATCAG ATTCTGTGAAGGCTGCCTGCTCCGGTAAACTGCTGCAGGCCTGGCTGAGGACATTTGGAGGGAACGTGTTGGAGTTATTGGGAAGTCTGGATGTGGAGAACTCGACCGAGACTTGTGAGCTTGTGCTGAAGACTCTCCTAAAGGAGGCTCCATTACCAGAAGTAGTGCAGAAGTTTGACATCCTTGATGACAA GGTGCTCATTCCTCAGGACAAGTTGACCAGTGAGAACTCCATGTACTGGCAATCGGTCTGTAAACATGTCCACTCACTGGGTGTTGATGGGGACGAGTTTCTGGACAAGGTGCTACCAAACTGTATAGAATTCTGCCAGTACATCAGACA ATATGTGGCCACACTGAAGGAGAGTACAGACATTGACACACAGATGGAGACCGAGTTCATAGTACAGCAGCTGTTGTCCATGATACAGTACATGGAGCTGGCAGACCAGTCGTCACG GAAAGCTGTAGAGAGCCTTCTCCATGATATGCTGATCATGGACCATGTCAGTCACAGTCTGGTGAAGTACATCATTGAGCCTCTGTGTAAAATCAAGTCTCACTCTTCAAGCCTGGTGCCAGTCCTGGCCGAGATCGTGTCTGAAATCAGAGAGCCAATCACAACAGTTGAGACAGGACCTTCCGACGATGAACGCAGGCAAAATGACATCAAG ATTGCAAACATTCGAGTGAAGCTGAATGAATTAAAAGAGATCTTGGATGAGACTGTTCGTAGTCAGGACTTTTCTCGAGCCGCAGAGGTCAAACAGAACATTTCTGAGTTGGAAGCTGAGAGAAATCAACTCCTGGATCTTCCCCAAACACAAACAGAAGAAATACGCACAGAAAAG ACTGATGTGGCCACCATTTTGAAGTGTCATGCTATTGTTGCTGAGATGTTGGAGGTTCTTTCTCTGACAAGTGTTAGCCCCACCCTTCATATGTTGATAGAATCCCTG attttgccGGGGATTCAGAATGAAGATGGGAGGATTCGAAATCTTGCTGTAAAGGCTCTAGGTCTGTGCTGTGTCATCAGCAAGGATTTAGTGATGCAGTATCTTCCTCTGTTCATGCAG GCTTCTCAAATTGACGTTGAGCTGGTTCGCTGTACGGCCCTGAGAGTGATCTTTGACATGTTGCACCTGCATGGTCTGGAGGTCATGCAGAGGGGTCGTCCAGACGATGAGACGTCATCCAACTCCACTGCCGACAGCGTCCTGGAGAGACAGGACAGTACGGAGGATGGAAGCTCTGGGGCTGCGGGCGCTAAACTGGTGGCCATCCTGTGTGCCTTCCTGGATGAAGAG AGTTCTGAGTTGAGAACGGTGGCTGGTGAAGGCCTGGCCAAGCTTCTTTTGTCTGGGAGGGTGGTGTCCTCCAAGATCCTGTCCCACCTGATCCTGATCTGGTACAACCCCACCACGGAGGACGATACCCACCTCAGACACTGTCTGGGAACCTTCTTCCCAATCTATGCATTCGCTGGCAG AGCTAACCAGGAAGTTGTAGAAGAGGCATTCATTCCTACCCTGAAGACTCTGAGAAATGCCCCTCTCTCCAGTCCACTGGCAGAGGTCAATGCAGAGAATGTGGCTGAGTTACTGATTCAGCTAACCAACACTAAACTGCTGCTGAAGAATCAAAATGATACCGAGACGGTGAAG GAAAACCCAAGACATGACAGTATAGCCATAAAGATCTGCAATGAGGTTTTATCCAACCCTGACTCATTTAATCTGAAACTGTGGGTTAAAATTCTCAACAAACTGGAGCTGAGTGAGTCCAATGATGAGGCCTTCAAAGAGTTAGCTGTTCTGGCTGACCAAATGCTGGAG GTGGTCAAGGAGAAATCCAGCATCAAGACCCTAAAGAAGTTTGCCGAGGGTGTGAAGGAGAAGGTGCCAGCGCCCGTTACAGAGGAGGAGGCGGCGGCAGACAAAGAAAACCAGGAGAATATGGAGACCACCGAGGGAGAGGAAACCACTCCAAACGCTG AAATGGACAAGACAAGTGTAGGGGATAAAACTCAAGACAAATCTCAGATGAACGATACAGCTCTCCATTTAGATGGTTCGCTTTTTCAAGAGTCGAGTACACTTCGTAGAGTTCCAA GTAAATCTGGTGGAATTTCACCAAGAGTGGCAAATCCAACCCTGGATCCTGACGTTGCCAAGAGTCCCATTGCAGCTCTGTTTTCAAAGCCGTTTGATTTCAAAACTCCTGATAAAACAAGAAATTCAAAAGCAAAGAGCTCTCTAAACATGTCAGAGCTTACTTCAGACACCAACACAGAAGATAAAACTGAGGAGGGTGAGCCAAAGACTGATGAGGAAAAAGAAAAATCTCCAGACTCCAGGGGAAAGAAGAGAGGTCGGAAACCACCGGAGCCTTCCAGTCCGGAAAAAACAGAAACTACAGGGAAAAAATCTAAGAAGGCAGCTGATAAGAAACCTAGCCGATTAAGAGGAGACAAGACACCAGAGGAAGAAGGGAAGAGTGAAGACAGCTCGCCAGCAGACAAGAAGAACCAGAAAGCAGGCAAGGGAACTAGTCCCCCTGCAAAAGCCAGTCCAAAGAAGTCTGTAGCATCAAGGAAAGCAGAGAAAGTGAAAGAtctcaaaatcaaaaatttaagcccTGTTGTAGTCCTCACAAGAACAGATGAAGCACAAGCTGCTGCAAAGGGTACCTCCAGGGTGACGAAGACAACAGAAAGTAAGAAATCACCAGTAGCTGAAAATGTGGAGTCACCTAGAAAAGTAAAGAGTAAGAATTTGGGGAAACCTCAATCAAAAGAAGTTAGCGCTAAAAAGAGTAAAGAATTGACATCTCCCAAGTCACCCTTggtaaatcaaaagaaaaagcAGAAATCTCCTGCAAAGTCGGAGGAGGAAGAGGAGGAGGTTCCATTGAAGACAAGAAGAACACCAAGGGCCCGACTCTCTCAGTCGATCAACATTCAAAGCCCAGGGAGGAACTCGCCAAGGAAAGGAGATCTCTCTATAACCAAAGGGGTTAAAAATAATTCGGGCTCAAAGGAGAGTTTGAATGAGTCGCCTAAAAAGCTACTGCGGACACCAAAACACACAGATGTCAAATCACCAATGAGGGGAAAGAAGACCCAATGTCCTGTTTCTGAAGGCATTTCTCCCTCTCcacaaaagaaatcaaaactgGTTGAGCCGAGCAATAAAACAAGAAAAGGGTCTCAAGGTGAGAAATCGGAAAATGATACCCCAAAGAAGAATGTCAATAGCCCTGTTACAAGAAGTGGAAAGAGAAATGTATCAGGGACAGGTGATTCAACTACAAGTGGCAGAGATTTGAAAAAGGCAGCTCCAGTTGATACTGCAAAGCCCAAGAAGACAACTACCTCTTCAGTCAGTAGCCCAAGCAAAAGAACTCGAGGGGGTGCTAACCTATCCGAATCTGAGACAAATTCTCCCAGGGTAACCAGAACCAAACTGTCTTCACCAGAGTTGATTTCTAGCTCACCCATATCACCAGAATCCTCCAGAAGGAGCAAGAGATTAAACACCACTAATAATCAGTCAATCTCATCCCCAGCGAGATCAACCCCTAGACTCAAGAGAGCTGATATGAAGGAGAATAAATCGCCTGGGAAGGAAAGCACTCCAGGAGCCAAGAAAGAAACAAGACAACTAAGCAAGCCTTCAGTCTCAGAGAGCTCAAAGAAAAAGGCAACTCCCAGTCCATCACAACCTACCAAGGCCAGGAAACTGGCGTCTGAATCGGATGGAGACTCGCAAAGTTCACCTTCTACTCTGAGGTCAAGCAGACGTTCTACTCAGTCTACTGTTAGCAGTCAGGAATCTATTAAGAAAGCTAAGGGCGTTCTGTCTGAGTCGATCAACCTTTCACCTAGACACGCCACTCAGGCTTCCCTAGCTGAGGGAGACTCCTCAGTGAAGAAAACGAGAAGCCAGAAGAGTCCGACAACCACTGCCTCCTCTCAGTCGGAGTCTGATGTATCGCCAGCACGTTCTACTCGTTCCAAGAAAGCACCTGCTCCTTCCGCAGCCAAACTGAAGCAGAGTCATTCTACTGCAGTCAGGGTATCTGCTAAGATGACATGGAATGAGGAAAATGG GAAAAGCAAGAAAGTGGTAGAGCAGAAAACTAGGCTAAG
- the LOC128181475 gene encoding E3 SUMO-protein ligase KIAA1586-like isoform X2 yields the protein MCKYCELYSSSSDSQSSDKSFIHNGATLGSHPTRVLTKHENSQKHKFSIERYTLSRTNVNVYKQVHLAFNANAAKEEQRNRNVVKKIFRCVDFLARQKWAVSENTEKLVRFVASIDESNSDLKQHCASASNTYLSSTSVTQMVSCISEFHERELLLNMNEKQFSLLADESTDIAHRSQLCIMARFGNSHNEIATHFLGFVNLEKATAEAIMTAVKLFLLAKNIDIGKIRFIALDGCNTMSGEHKGLQRRIRHESPFALYVNCRNHRLALCLVHLIKKYPVLQEIDSLLISLWKLFEFSPQKMAVFKNIQSVYGKEPLTFLRAATTRWLSHLHACSRFVSRYNCILDTLDAIYDDRKDPDVYGIRVSATNKSLLAGTVLLCDILKPVNMLSLYLQQEDINFTTLPIRVKETTDLLHQLIEKYNRNQLDDTEYAKVNGMFLEVDDRTTLARRMRACANRITPESFLEQTGIPLIHDLIQEIEDAFCTGSAVLTAFGVLDPHNLPDSIEELSKYGQESIDKLVEFYGSPKDDEFQGHRIQVRAQFNEVNMRTELETFKRHLFMLRQIAEITNSMLKEKRLQLSTWCIQRIL from the exons ATGTGTAAATACTGTGAACTCTATTCTTCATCCTCTGATTCTCAATCTTCTGACAAATCCTTCATACATAATGGGGCTACCCTTGGAAGTCACCCAACAAGGGTGTTGACAAAGCACGAAAACAGCCAAAAACATAAGTTTTCTATTGAAAGATATACTTTGTCTCGCACAAATGTGAACGTTTACAAGCAAGTACATTTAGCTTTTAATGCCAATGCAGCAAAGGAGGAACAAAGAAACAGAAATGTTGTCAAGAAGATCTTTAGATGTGTTGACTTTTTAGCTAGACAAAAGTGGGCTGTTTCagaaaacactgaaaaattGGTAAGATTTGTTGCCAGCATTGATGAATCAAATTCTgacttaaaacaacattgtgctaGTGCAAGCAACACTTACCTGTCATCAACAAGTGTAACACAAATGGTCTCTTGCATTTCTGAATTTCATGAGAGAGAACTCTTATTAAATATGAATGAGAAACAGTTTTCCCTCCTAGCAGATGAAAGCACCGACATTGCGCACAGAAGCCAGTTGTGTATCATGGCCAGGTTTGGAAATTCGCATAATGAGATAGCTACACATTTTCTTGGATTTGTTAATCTAGAAAAAGCTACAGCAGAAGCAATAATGACAGCAGTTAAACTGTTCCTGCTCGCCAAAAATATTGACATAGGGAAAATTAGATTCATAGCCCTGGATGGATGCAACACCATGAGTGGGGAACACAAAG gaTTGCAAAGGCGGATAAGACATGAGAGTCCATTTGCACTTTACGTAAACTGTCGAAATCACCGCTTAGCCCTCTGCTTAGTGCACCTCATAAAAAAGTACCCGGTTCTCCAAGAAATTGATTCTTTGCTGATATCACTgtggaaactttttgagttttCCCCTCAAAAGATGGCTGTATTCAAGAACATCCAGTCTGTGTATGGAAAAGAGCCACTGACATTCCTTCGTGCTGCTACAACAAGATGGCTGTCTCATCTCCATGCATGTTCAAGATTTGTATCAAG aTACAACTGTATCCTTGATACTCTTGATGCAATATATGATGACAGGAAAGATCCAGATGTGTATGGAATCAGGGTGAGCGCAACAAACAAAAGTCTTCTAGCAGGGACTGTGCTTCTGTGTGACATCTTAAAGCCTGTCAACATGTTGTCTTTGTATCTCCAACAAGAAGACATTAACTTTACCACACTTCCTATTCGAGTGAAAGAAACAACTGATCTACTGCACCAGCTGATTGAAAAGTATAATCGAAATCAACTTGATGACACAGAATATGCCAAAGTTAATGGAATGTTTCTTGAGGTGGATGATCGCACAACTCTAGCCAGGAGAATGCGAGCGTGTGCCAACAGAATAACCCCAGAGTCATTTCTTGAACAGACAG GAATTCCTTTGATTCATGATCTCATTCAAGAAATTGAAGATGCATTCTGCACAGGCTCTGCAGTGCTTACAGCTTTTGGAGTACTAGACCCACATAATTTACCAGATAGCATTGAAGAACTCTCTAAATATGGTCAG GAGAGTATAGATAAACTGGTAGAGTTTTATGGAAGTCCCAAGGATGATGAATTCCAAGGACATCGGATACAAGTTCGAGCCCAGTTCAATGAAGTGAATATGAGAACAGAgcttgaaacttttaaaagacATCTGTTCATGCTGAG ACAGATAGCAGAAATAACCAATTCAATGTTGAAG GAGAAGAGGTTGCAGCTCAGTACATGGTGTATACAAAGAATTTTGTAA
- the LOC128181475 gene encoding E3 SUMO-protein ligase KIAA1586-like isoform X1 yields the protein MCKYCELYSSSSDSQSSDKSFIHNGATLGSHPTRVLTKHENSQKHKFSIERYTLSRTNVNVYKQVHLAFNANAAKEEQRNRNVVKKIFRCVDFLARQKWAVSENTEKLVRFVASIDESNSDLKQHCASASNTYLSSTSVTQMVSCISEFHERELLLNMNEKQFSLLADESTDIAHRSQLCIMARFGNSHNEIATHFLGFVNLEKATAEAIMTAVKLFLLAKNIDIGKIRFIALDGCNTMSGEHKGLQRRIRHESPFALYVNCRNHRLALCLVHLIKKYPVLQEIDSLLISLWKLFEFSPQKMAVFKNIQSVYGKEPLTFLRAATTRWLSHLHACSRFVSRYNCILDTLDAIYDDRKDPDVYGIRVSATNKSLLAGTVLLCDILKPVNMLSLYLQQEDINFTTLPIRVKETTDLLHQLIEKYNRNQLDDTEYAKVNGMFLEVDDRTTLARRMRACANRITPESFLEQTGIPLIHDLIQEIEDAFCTGSAVLTAFGVLDPHNLPDSIEELSKYGQESIDKLVEFYGSPKDDEFQGHRIQVRAQFNEVNMRTELETFKRHLFMLSPFVFFPEFCCCVIRQIAEITNSMLKEKRLQLSTWCIQRIL from the exons ATGTGTAAATACTGTGAACTCTATTCTTCATCCTCTGATTCTCAATCTTCTGACAAATCCTTCATACATAATGGGGCTACCCTTGGAAGTCACCCAACAAGGGTGTTGACAAAGCACGAAAACAGCCAAAAACATAAGTTTTCTATTGAAAGATATACTTTGTCTCGCACAAATGTGAACGTTTACAAGCAAGTACATTTAGCTTTTAATGCCAATGCAGCAAAGGAGGAACAAAGAAACAGAAATGTTGTCAAGAAGATCTTTAGATGTGTTGACTTTTTAGCTAGACAAAAGTGGGCTGTTTCagaaaacactgaaaaattGGTAAGATTTGTTGCCAGCATTGATGAATCAAATTCTgacttaaaacaacattgtgctaGTGCAAGCAACACTTACCTGTCATCAACAAGTGTAACACAAATGGTCTCTTGCATTTCTGAATTTCATGAGAGAGAACTCTTATTAAATATGAATGAGAAACAGTTTTCCCTCCTAGCAGATGAAAGCACCGACATTGCGCACAGAAGCCAGTTGTGTATCATGGCCAGGTTTGGAAATTCGCATAATGAGATAGCTACACATTTTCTTGGATTTGTTAATCTAGAAAAAGCTACAGCAGAAGCAATAATGACAGCAGTTAAACTGTTCCTGCTCGCCAAAAATATTGACATAGGGAAAATTAGATTCATAGCCCTGGATGGATGCAACACCATGAGTGGGGAACACAAAG gaTTGCAAAGGCGGATAAGACATGAGAGTCCATTTGCACTTTACGTAAACTGTCGAAATCACCGCTTAGCCCTCTGCTTAGTGCACCTCATAAAAAAGTACCCGGTTCTCCAAGAAATTGATTCTTTGCTGATATCACTgtggaaactttttgagttttCCCCTCAAAAGATGGCTGTATTCAAGAACATCCAGTCTGTGTATGGAAAAGAGCCACTGACATTCCTTCGTGCTGCTACAACAAGATGGCTGTCTCATCTCCATGCATGTTCAAGATTTGTATCAAG aTACAACTGTATCCTTGATACTCTTGATGCAATATATGATGACAGGAAAGATCCAGATGTGTATGGAATCAGGGTGAGCGCAACAAACAAAAGTCTTCTAGCAGGGACTGTGCTTCTGTGTGACATCTTAAAGCCTGTCAACATGTTGTCTTTGTATCTCCAACAAGAAGACATTAACTTTACCACACTTCCTATTCGAGTGAAAGAAACAACTGATCTACTGCACCAGCTGATTGAAAAGTATAATCGAAATCAACTTGATGACACAGAATATGCCAAAGTTAATGGAATGTTTCTTGAGGTGGATGATCGCACAACTCTAGCCAGGAGAATGCGAGCGTGTGCCAACAGAATAACCCCAGAGTCATTTCTTGAACAGACAG GAATTCCTTTGATTCATGATCTCATTCAAGAAATTGAAGATGCATTCTGCACAGGCTCTGCAGTGCTTACAGCTTTTGGAGTACTAGACCCACATAATTTACCAGATAGCATTGAAGAACTCTCTAAATATGGTCAG GAGAGTATAGATAAACTGGTAGAGTTTTATGGAAGTCCCAAGGATGATGAATTCCAAGGACATCGGATACAAGTTCGAGCCCAGTTCAATGAAGTGAATATGAGAACAGAgcttgaaacttttaaaagacATCTGTTCATGCTGAG CCCTTTTGTCTTTTTCCCTGAGTTTTGTTGCTGTGTTATTAGACAGATAGCAGAAATAACCAATTCAATGTTGAAG GAGAAGAGGTTGCAGCTCAGTACATGGTGTATACAAAGAATTTTGTAA
- the LOC128181475 gene encoding E3 SUMO-protein ligase KIAA1586-like isoform X3 produces MCKYCELYSSSSDSQSSDKSFIHNGATLGSHPTRVLTKHENSQKHKFSIERYTLSRTNVNVYKQVHLAFNANAAKEEQRNRNVVKKIFRCVDFLARQKWAVSENTEKLVRFVASIDESNSDLKQHCASASNTYLSSTSVTQMVSCISEFHERELLLNMNEKQFSLLADESTDIAHRSQLCIMARFGNSHNEIATHFLGFVNLEKATAEAIMTAVKLFLLAKNIDIGKIRFIALDGCNTMSGEHKGLQRRIRHESPFALYVNCRNHRLALCLVHLIKKYPVLQEIDSLLISLWKLFEFSPQKMAVFKNIQSVYGKEPLTFLRAATTRWLSHLHACSRFVSRYNCILDTLDAIYDDRKDPDVYGIRVSATNKSLLAGTVLLCDILKPVNMLSLYLQQEDINFTTLPIRVKETTDLLHQLIEKYNRNQLDDTEYAKVNGMFLEVDDRTTLARRMRACANRITPESFLEQTDLIY; encoded by the exons ATGTGTAAATACTGTGAACTCTATTCTTCATCCTCTGATTCTCAATCTTCTGACAAATCCTTCATACATAATGGGGCTACCCTTGGAAGTCACCCAACAAGGGTGTTGACAAAGCACGAAAACAGCCAAAAACATAAGTTTTCTATTGAAAGATATACTTTGTCTCGCACAAATGTGAACGTTTACAAGCAAGTACATTTAGCTTTTAATGCCAATGCAGCAAAGGAGGAACAAAGAAACAGAAATGTTGTCAAGAAGATCTTTAGATGTGTTGACTTTTTAGCTAGACAAAAGTGGGCTGTTTCagaaaacactgaaaaattGGTAAGATTTGTTGCCAGCATTGATGAATCAAATTCTgacttaaaacaacattgtgctaGTGCAAGCAACACTTACCTGTCATCAACAAGTGTAACACAAATGGTCTCTTGCATTTCTGAATTTCATGAGAGAGAACTCTTATTAAATATGAATGAGAAACAGTTTTCCCTCCTAGCAGATGAAAGCACCGACATTGCGCACAGAAGCCAGTTGTGTATCATGGCCAGGTTTGGAAATTCGCATAATGAGATAGCTACACATTTTCTTGGATTTGTTAATCTAGAAAAAGCTACAGCAGAAGCAATAATGACAGCAGTTAAACTGTTCCTGCTCGCCAAAAATATTGACATAGGGAAAATTAGATTCATAGCCCTGGATGGATGCAACACCATGAGTGGGGAACACAAAG gaTTGCAAAGGCGGATAAGACATGAGAGTCCATTTGCACTTTACGTAAACTGTCGAAATCACCGCTTAGCCCTCTGCTTAGTGCACCTCATAAAAAAGTACCCGGTTCTCCAAGAAATTGATTCTTTGCTGATATCACTgtggaaactttttgagttttCCCCTCAAAAGATGGCTGTATTCAAGAACATCCAGTCTGTGTATGGAAAAGAGCCACTGACATTCCTTCGTGCTGCTACAACAAGATGGCTGTCTCATCTCCATGCATGTTCAAGATTTGTATCAAG aTACAACTGTATCCTTGATACTCTTGATGCAATATATGATGACAGGAAAGATCCAGATGTGTATGGAATCAGGGTGAGCGCAACAAACAAAAGTCTTCTAGCAGGGACTGTGCTTCTGTGTGACATCTTAAAGCCTGTCAACATGTTGTCTTTGTATCTCCAACAAGAAGACATTAACTTTACCACACTTCCTATTCGAGTGAAAGAAACAACTGATCTACTGCACCAGCTGATTGAAAAGTATAATCGAAATCAACTTGATGACACAGAATATGCCAAAGTTAATGGAATGTTTCTTGAGGTGGATGATCGCACAACTCTAGCCAGGAGAATGCGAGCGTGTGCCAACAGAATAACCCCAGAGTCATTTCTTGAACAGACAG ACTTAATTTATTGA